The DNA sequence CAATTTGGTTAACTATAGCTTCTACTTGGGGATGGCCTGTTTCCACTACCCATAGTATGGTAGGCGCTATTTTGGGTTTAACATTATTTTTTAAAGGATTAGAAGCTATAAACTTTAAAACTGTTTCAATAGTTTTGTTAAATTGGGTTATTTCACCAGTTATAGGATTAACAGTAGCATTAATTTTATCTAAAATCATAAGTAGATTTGTTTTAAGGAAAGTTAAAGGATTAAGAGTTAGAGAAAATATTGAAAGAACTTCAGCATTAATTTTAGCTTTAGCAGCTTTTATAAACTCTTTTTCAAGAGCTGGAAATGATGTTGCAAATGCTAGTGCATTATTAACTACAGTGACTGGAGAGCAGTATTTAATTAGAGCAATAGCCGCTTCAGGTATGGTTGCTGGATTGCTTATTCTCGGAAGAAGAGTTATTAGATCTGTTGGATTGAAGATAGTTGAGCTTACACCATCTTCCGCTTTAGCTGCTCAAGCAACTGCTGCTATAA is a window from the Candidatus Bathyarchaeota archaeon genome containing:
- a CDS encoding inorganic phosphate transporter; this translates as MLIINIAIALYIAFGVGANDETMAPLAGSGLITVERLVILVSICNFIGAVLLGSKVEKTIGTGIVNNQIFPITLEITLIVILAEAIWLTIASTWGWPVSTTHSMVGAILGLTLFFKGLEAINFKTVSIVLLNWVISPVIGLTVALILSKIISRFVLRKVKGLRVRENIERTSALILALAAFINSFSRAGNDVANASALLTTVTGEQYLIRAIAASGMVAGLLILGRRVIRSVGLKIVELTPSSALAAQATAAIIATISVLLGLPLSGTHVLVAAIIGSALARKTKISLSAIKQVMFGWVVTFPASGFFAILIAGIAFHLKLIVI